In Eucalyptus grandis isolate ANBG69807.140 chromosome 4, ASM1654582v1, whole genome shotgun sequence, the following proteins share a genomic window:
- the LOC120292986 gene encoding uncharacterized protein LOC120292986 isoform X1, giving the protein MQICHCSHEHPLALCMMEDTGEPCKGRSRPILDLGHVCHRCGFLLHKKCEKLPRKVLLRVHPKHPLTLQFSSETFKCGVCKKTGSGLTFQCGECKYNVDVTCFLTNFPCTDFPPQECKTRKLPRSTATLCLCAQQSKRKCTGCEQQISGSACCCKECDLLTLHKYCAQLPRQRENPCCLSHSRALLKETCAICDACRKINGGSVYHCDKCSFDLDLVCTCLAPSLKLEKCNDFPSCFKESRGQVSCNSCSTPCSNNLYRCVSCNFNVHCTCLPLPSTVKHKHHPHSLTLKEPTPKDDSSRICCAACKMKICPKDRAYYCAECCYGVHLECVVPEEQPDRGKLAEDIARVQEALNAIAAQL; this is encoded by the exons atgcAGATTTGCCATTGCAGCCACGAGCATCCCCTGGCCCTCTGTATGATGGAGGACACCGGCGAGCCTTGCAAGGGACGCTCGAGACCCATCTTGGATCTCGGCCACGTCTGCCACCGCTGCGGCTTCCTCCTCCATAAGAAGTGCGAGAAGTTGCCTCGGAAAGTCCTCCTCCGGGTTCATCCCAAACACCCTCTCACCCTTCAATTTTCATCGGAAACCTTCAAGTGCGGCGTCTGCAAGAAAACTGGCTCGGGGCTCACCTTCCAATGCGGCGAGTGCAAATACAACGTGGACGTGACCTGTTTCTTAACAAATTTCCCATGTACTGATTTCCCTCCTCAAGAATGTAAAACAAGGAAGCTACCGCGTTCCACCGCGACACTTTGTCTCTGCGCACAGCAGAGTAAAAGGAAATGTACAGGATGTGAACAGCAAATTTCGGGTTCAGCTTGTTGCTGCAAGGAATGCGATCTGCTCACACTCCACAAATACTGTGCTCAATTACCACGGCAGAGAGAAAATCCTTGCTGCCTTTCGCACTCCCGCGCGCTTCTTAAAGAAACATGTGCAATCTGTGATGCCTGTCGGAAGATCAATGGTGGCTCTGTGTACCATTGCGACAAATGTTCATTCGACCTCGACTTGGTATGCACTTGTCTCGCACCTTCACTGAAACTGGAGAAGTGTAACGACTTCCCTTCTTGCTTCAAAGAATCGCGTGGTCAAGTTTCATGTAATTCCTGCAGCACTCCGTGCAGCAACAATCTTTACCGATGCGTTAGCTGCAACTTTAATGTGCACTGCACTTGTCTTCCTCTTCCAAGCACCGTTAAGCACAAACACCATCCCCATTCTCTTACGCTCAAAGAACCTACTCCCAAGGATGATTCAAGTAGGATTTGCTGCGCAGCATGCAAGATGAAGATATGCCCAAAGGACCGGGCTTATTACTGTGCAGAATGCTGCTATGGAGTTCATCTTGAATGTGTGGTCCCCGAG GAGCAGCCGGACCGAGGGAAACTCGCGGAAGACATCGCAAGGGTCCAAGAAGCGCTAAATGCAATTGCTGCTCAGCTGTAA
- the LOC120292986 gene encoding uncharacterized protein LOC120292986 isoform X2, whose product MQICHCSHEHPLALCMMEDTGEPCKGRSRPILDLGHVCHRCGFLLHKKCEKLPRKVLLRVHPKHPLTLQFSSETFKCGVCKKTGSGLTFQCGECKYNVDVTCFLTNFPCTDFPPQECKTRKLPRSTATLCLCAQQSKRKCTGCEQQISGSACCCKECDLLTLHKYCAQLPRQRENPCCLSHSRALLKETCAICDACRKINGGSVYHCDKCSFDLDLVCTCLAPSLKLEKCNDFPSCFKESRGQVSCNSCSTPCSNNLYRCVSCNFNVHCTCLPLPSTVKHKHHPHSLTLKEPTPKDDSSRICCAACKMKICPKDRAYYCAECCYGVHLECVVPEPDRGKLAEDIARVQEALNAIAAQL is encoded by the exons atgcAGATTTGCCATTGCAGCCACGAGCATCCCCTGGCCCTCTGTATGATGGAGGACACCGGCGAGCCTTGCAAGGGACGCTCGAGACCCATCTTGGATCTCGGCCACGTCTGCCACCGCTGCGGCTTCCTCCTCCATAAGAAGTGCGAGAAGTTGCCTCGGAAAGTCCTCCTCCGGGTTCATCCCAAACACCCTCTCACCCTTCAATTTTCATCGGAAACCTTCAAGTGCGGCGTCTGCAAGAAAACTGGCTCGGGGCTCACCTTCCAATGCGGCGAGTGCAAATACAACGTGGACGTGACCTGTTTCTTAACAAATTTCCCATGTACTGATTTCCCTCCTCAAGAATGTAAAACAAGGAAGCTACCGCGTTCCACCGCGACACTTTGTCTCTGCGCACAGCAGAGTAAAAGGAAATGTACAGGATGTGAACAGCAAATTTCGGGTTCAGCTTGTTGCTGCAAGGAATGCGATCTGCTCACACTCCACAAATACTGTGCTCAATTACCACGGCAGAGAGAAAATCCTTGCTGCCTTTCGCACTCCCGCGCGCTTCTTAAAGAAACATGTGCAATCTGTGATGCCTGTCGGAAGATCAATGGTGGCTCTGTGTACCATTGCGACAAATGTTCATTCGACCTCGACTTGGTATGCACTTGTCTCGCACCTTCACTGAAACTGGAGAAGTGTAACGACTTCCCTTCTTGCTTCAAAGAATCGCGTGGTCAAGTTTCATGTAATTCCTGCAGCACTCCGTGCAGCAACAATCTTTACCGATGCGTTAGCTGCAACTTTAATGTGCACTGCACTTGTCTTCCTCTTCCAAGCACCGTTAAGCACAAACACCATCCCCATTCTCTTACGCTCAAAGAACCTACTCCCAAGGATGATTCAAGTAGGATTTGCTGCGCAGCATGCAAGATGAAGATATGCCCAAAGGACCGGGCTTATTACTGTGCAGAATGCTGCTATGGAGTTCATCTTGAATGTGTGGTCCCCGAG CCGGACCGAGGGAAACTCGCGGAAGACATCGCAAGGGTCCAAGAAGCGCTAAATGCAATTGCTGCTCAGCTGTAA